In the Flagellimonas sp. MMG031 genome, one interval contains:
- the wecB gene encoding UDP-N-acetylglucosamine 2-epimerase (non-hydrolyzing) — protein MRKKNLIVFGTRPEAIKMAPLVKAFQNSDEFETKVCVTAQHREMLDQVLDFFEITPDFDLDLMKPGQNLYGLTAAIITNMQSVLESYKPDFVYVHGDTTTTMGSSIAGFYSGAKVCHVEAGLRTFNKWAPFPEEINRRVTGHVADFHFAPTTTSSQNLLNEGVDKKSISITGNTVIDALHESVKRVKTLDTKELSELKTKVSYDKKIILVTGHRRENHGQGFINICQALKEIAEKFDDVEIVYPVHLNPKVQKPVYELLGDMDNIKLIDPLAYPEFVWLMDKSHIVITDSGGVQEEAPSLGKPVLVMRDTTERPEAVEAGTVILVGTDKEKIVSHAVTLLTDKDQYKIMSKLHNPYGDGKACERIVEFMKNQE, from the coding sequence TCAAAGCATTCCAAAATTCAGATGAATTTGAAACCAAGGTATGTGTAACGGCACAACACCGTGAAATGTTGGACCAGGTTTTGGACTTTTTTGAGATAACTCCCGATTTTGATCTTGATTTAATGAAACCGGGACAAAACTTGTATGGTTTGACCGCAGCCATAATAACCAATATGCAGTCGGTTTTGGAATCCTATAAACCGGATTTTGTCTATGTACATGGAGATACCACCACCACTATGGGGTCGAGTATCGCAGGTTTTTATTCAGGGGCAAAGGTTTGTCATGTGGAAGCGGGGTTACGAACTTTTAACAAATGGGCACCCTTCCCAGAAGAAATCAATAGAAGGGTAACGGGTCATGTGGCCGATTTCCATTTTGCTCCGACTACGACCTCAAGTCAAAACTTACTGAATGAGGGCGTTGATAAAAAATCAATTTCGATTACCGGAAATACGGTAATCGATGCATTGCACGAAAGTGTGAAGCGGGTAAAAACATTGGACACCAAAGAGCTTAGTGAACTTAAGACAAAGGTTTCCTATGATAAAAAAATCATTTTGGTCACAGGCCATAGACGTGAAAATCATGGCCAGGGCTTTATCAATATTTGTCAAGCATTGAAGGAAATTGCAGAAAAATTTGACGATGTTGAAATAGTTTACCCAGTACACCTAAATCCAAAGGTTCAAAAACCGGTCTACGAATTACTGGGCGATATGGACAATATAAAATTGATCGATCCTTTGGCCTATCCTGAATTTGTTTGGTTAATGGATAAAAGCCATATAGTTATTACCGATAGTGGAGGTGTTCAGGAAGAGGCTCCGAGTTTAGGGAAACCAGTTTTGGTAATGAGGGATACCACCGAAAGGCCCGAAGCCGTTGAGGCAGGAACGGTGATTTTAGTGGGGACCGACAAGGAGAAAATTGTATCACATGCCGTTACTTTATTAACAGATAAAGATCAATATAAAATAATGAGTAAGCTTCACAACCCGTATGGCGATGGTAAAGCTTGTGAGCGTATTGTTGAATTCATGAAAAATCAAGAATAG
- the wecC gene encoding UDP-N-acetyl-D-mannosamine dehydrogenase has translation MMGLGYIGLPTAALIAGNGTKVHGVDVNPRVVDTINRGEVHIVEPDLDVAVSKAVSEGFLKASLEPKQADTYLIVVPTPFKEKNEPDISYVEAATKAILPLLKEGDLYIIESTSPIGTTEKMRDLIFDQRPELTDKIHMAYCPERVLPGNVMYELVHNDRVIGGIDAESTEKAVAFYSAYVKGELHKTNARTAEMCKLVENSSRDVQIAFANELSLICDKADINVWELIKLANKHPRVNILQPGCGVGGHCIAVDPYFIVSDYPMESKIIGTAREINNYKSFWCAEKVQSEKLKFELEKGYKPKVALMGLAFKPNIDDLRESPAKYIVQKVLQNVNNEEYFIVEPNIDSHNIFKLTDYKTAFEHADIIVYLVAHNEFKELPKNTEKRILDFCGVLEAK, from the coding sequence ATGATGGGGTTGGGCTATATTGGCCTGCCCACTGCTGCTTTGATTGCAGGTAACGGGACCAAGGTACACGGAGTGGATGTTAATCCAAGGGTAGTGGATACCATTAATAGGGGTGAGGTACATATTGTAGAGCCAGATTTGGACGTAGCCGTTTCAAAAGCTGTATCAGAAGGTTTTCTAAAAGCCAGTCTTGAACCTAAACAAGCGGATACTTACCTTATTGTGGTACCAACACCGTTTAAAGAAAAGAATGAACCCGATATTTCTTATGTTGAAGCTGCGACCAAAGCTATATTACCACTATTAAAGGAGGGTGATTTGTATATCATAGAATCTACTTCCCCAATTGGCACAACTGAAAAAATGAGGGACCTAATTTTTGATCAACGTCCAGAACTTACGGATAAGATTCATATGGCCTATTGTCCAGAGCGCGTATTGCCCGGAAATGTTATGTACGAACTGGTGCACAATGATCGGGTGATTGGAGGTATAGATGCAGAATCAACTGAAAAGGCAGTTGCGTTTTATTCGGCATACGTGAAAGGCGAGTTGCACAAGACCAATGCACGTACTGCAGAAATGTGCAAACTGGTTGAAAATTCATCGCGAGATGTGCAGATCGCTTTCGCGAACGAACTTTCGCTAATATGCGACAAGGCAGATATCAATGTTTGGGAGCTGATAAAATTGGCCAATAAGCACCCTAGGGTGAATATACTACAACCAGGCTGTGGAGTAGGCGGACATTGCATTGCTGTAGACCCTTATTTTATTGTTTCCGATTATCCTATGGAATCCAAAATTATTGGTACCGCAAGGGAAATCAACAACTATAAGTCTTTTTGGTGCGCGGAAAAAGTGCAGAGTGAAAAACTAAAATTTGAACTGGAAAAAGGATATAAGCCCAAAGTTGCCCTTATGGGGCTGGCATTTAAGCCGAATATTGACGATTTACGGGAGTCTCCAGCAAAATATATTGTACAAAAAGTACTTCAAAACGTCAACAACGAAGAATATTTCATCGTTGAACCCAATATAGATTCCCACAATATTTTTAAGTTAACGGATTACAAAACCGCTTTCGAACATGCTGATATTATTGTGTACTTGGTAGCACATAATGAGTTTAAGGAACTACCCAAAAACACAGAGAAGCGTATATTGGATTTTTGCGGGGTTTTAGAAGCGAAATAG
- a CDS encoding polysaccharide biosynthesis protein yields MFKDKTLMITGGTGSFGNAVLDRFLQTDIGEIRIFSRDEKKQDDMRNRLKNPKIKFYIGDVRDFNSINHAMKGVDYVFHAAALKQVPSCEFFPIEAAKTNVFGTQNTIDAAVANGIKRIICLSTDKAAYPINAMGISKALMEKVAVAASRNIPGDATKVCLTRYGNVMASRGSVIPLFVNQIKGGNPITVTDPNMTRFLMSLEDAVDLVLFAFEHGNQGDLFVNKAPASTIGDLADAIKGIFNADNEVKVIGTRHGEKLYETLCTREEMQKAEDMGEFYRIPADNRDLNYSRYFSEGEKDISAIEDYHSHNTKHLNNDELKRTLLNLDFIKEQLNAE; encoded by the coding sequence ATGTTCAAAGACAAAACATTAATGATCACAGGGGGAACCGGATCTTTTGGAAATGCGGTACTAGATCGTTTTTTACAGACAGATATCGGTGAAATACGCATATTCAGTCGGGATGAAAAAAAGCAAGACGACATGCGTAATAGGCTCAAAAATCCAAAAATCAAGTTCTATATTGGCGATGTAAGGGATTTTAACAGTATCAATCATGCTATGAAAGGTGTGGACTATGTATTCCATGCAGCTGCATTAAAACAAGTCCCTTCATGCGAGTTCTTTCCCATAGAAGCTGCCAAAACCAACGTATTTGGCACACAGAATACCATAGATGCTGCCGTTGCCAATGGAATAAAACGAATTATTTGTTTAAGTACGGATAAGGCTGCATACCCCATTAATGCCATGGGTATAAGTAAGGCATTAATGGAAAAGGTTGCCGTTGCCGCTTCACGTAACATTCCGGGTGATGCCACTAAGGTCTGTTTAACACGCTATGGGAATGTAATGGCCTCACGGGGCTCTGTAATTCCATTGTTTGTAAACCAAATTAAAGGGGGCAATCCAATTACGGTGACAGACCCCAATATGACCCGTTTTTTGATGTCTTTGGAGGATGCGGTGGATTTGGTACTTTTCGCCTTCGAACATGGTAACCAAGGGGATTTATTTGTGAATAAGGCTCCCGCAAGTACCATTGGTGATTTGGCAGATGCCATAAAAGGGATATTTAATGCTGACAATGAAGTAAAGGTTATAGGAACTAGGCATGGTGAAAAATTGTACGAAACCCTTTGTACTCGAGAGGAAATGCAGAAAGCAGAGGATATGGGAGAGTTTTACAGGATTCCAGCGGATAACAGAGATTTGAATTATAGCAGGTATTTTTCTGAAGGGGAAAAGGATATTAGTGCTATTGAAGATTATCATTCGCACAATACCAAGCATTTAAACAACGACGAGTTAAAACGAACATTGCTGAATCTGGATTTTATCAAAGAACAGTTGAATGCAGAATAA
- a CDS encoding NAD-dependent epimerase/dehydratase family protein, with protein sequence MEKHKIGITGQAGFIGNHLYTTLSLRQDVELVNFERSLFENIEMLSKFVSECDTIIHLAAMNRHEDPKVIYNTNLKLVDDLIAACEISKVTPHIIFSSSSQELKDNLYGQSKKEGKEKFMAWAAETGGKLSSLTIPNVFGPFGRPNYNSVVATFCHKVANNEKPTILNDGEVGLIYINDLVQVFIDTIFGDQSSKPLNNNSFEVEIEPNHYIKVSRILELLNGFKSNYMEKGVFPNLEDHFEKSLFNTFRCYIPESHYPVKYTKHTDPRGSFVEIARTRTSGQFSFSTTVPGITRGNHFHTRKAERFAVISGKARIQLRKIGTDEVINYDLDGKEPAYVDMPIWHTHNITNTGDEELITLFWINEPYDPEDADTYFENVE encoded by the coding sequence ATGGAAAAACATAAAATTGGAATTACAGGTCAAGCAGGGTTTATCGGAAACCATCTATATACCACTTTGTCCTTAAGGCAGGATGTGGAATTGGTCAATTTTGAACGTTCCCTTTTTGAAAATATTGAAATGTTATCCAAGTTCGTTTCAGAATGCGATACCATAATCCATTTAGCGGCCATGAACCGGCACGAGGACCCTAAAGTGATCTATAATACCAATCTAAAATTGGTCGATGATTTAATCGCTGCTTGTGAAATATCCAAGGTTACACCACATATTATTTTTTCATCATCGTCACAAGAATTAAAGGACAACCTTTATGGGCAATCAAAAAAGGAGGGCAAAGAGAAGTTTATGGCATGGGCAGCGGAAACAGGAGGAAAGTTATCCTCCTTGACCATACCTAATGTATTTGGCCCGTTCGGGAGACCAAATTATAATTCCGTAGTGGCGACTTTTTGTCATAAGGTGGCAAACAATGAGAAACCGACTATTCTTAATGATGGTGAAGTTGGTTTGATATATATCAATGATCTGGTTCAAGTTTTTATTGACACTATTTTTGGCGACCAATCATCCAAACCCCTAAACAACAACAGTTTTGAAGTTGAAATTGAGCCCAACCATTACATTAAGGTCTCTAGGATATTGGAATTGTTGAACGGTTTTAAATCCAACTATATGGAAAAAGGAGTTTTTCCGAATTTGGAAGACCATTTCGAAAAGTCACTGTTCAACACCTTCAGGTGCTATATCCCAGAATCGCATTACCCCGTAAAATATACCAAACATACTGATCCAAGAGGTAGTTTTGTAGAGATTGCCAGAACCAGGACTTCTGGACAGTTTTCATTTTCCACCACTGTTCCTGGGATAACAAGGGGAAATCATTTTCATACCAGAAAGGCTGAACGCTTTGCTGTGATAAGTGGAAAGGCCAGGATTCAATTGCGCAAAATTGGAACCGATGAAGTCATCAATTATGATTTGGACGGTAAGGAACCTGCCTATGTGGATATGCCTATCTGGCATACCCATAATATAACCAATACAGGGGATGAAGAATTGATCACATTGTTTTGGATCAATGAACCCTATGATCCGGAGGATGCCGATACCTATTTTGAAAATGTTGAATAA
- the wecB gene encoding UDP-N-acetylglucosamine 2-epimerase (non-hydrolyzing), with protein sequence MKKLKVLTVVGTRPEIIRLACVLNALDANKAIEHTLVHTGQNYDYELNEIFFEDFGIRKPDYFLGAAGKNATETVGNILIKIDPLLEKIDPDAFLVLGDTNSCLCAIPAKKRKIPVFHMEAGNRCFDQRVPEETNRKIVDHVADINLTYSDIAREYLLREGLPPDRVIKTGSPMFEVLNQFKSKIEASTVLKDLGLEKEKYFVVSSHREENISNPKNFEGLIESLNQIAEKYDYPVIVSTHPRTRNMLDSKNVKTHKNIQFLKPLGFSDYNALQINSFAVLSDSGTISEESSILNFRALNIREAHERPEAMEEASVMMVGLNPERILQGLTALEVQERSPKRNFREVTDYTMPNLSEKVVRIIISYVDYINRVVWSK encoded by the coding sequence TTGAAAAAGCTTAAAGTTTTAACCGTCGTCGGAACAAGACCAGAGATTATACGCTTGGCATGCGTTTTAAATGCTTTGGATGCCAACAAAGCCATTGAGCATACATTGGTGCATACAGGACAGAACTACGATTACGAGCTCAACGAAATATTCTTTGAAGATTTTGGTATCCGAAAACCCGATTACTTTTTGGGTGCCGCGGGAAAAAATGCTACCGAAACCGTCGGAAATATTCTAATCAAAATAGATCCGTTATTGGAGAAGATTGATCCGGACGCATTTTTGGTACTAGGGGATACCAACTCTTGTTTGTGCGCTATACCTGCTAAAAAACGAAAAATTCCTGTTTTCCATATGGAAGCAGGAAATCGTTGTTTTGATCAAAGAGTGCCAGAGGAAACCAATAGAAAAATAGTGGACCATGTGGCGGATATTAACCTAACCTATAGCGATATAGCACGAGAATATTTACTGCGTGAAGGACTTCCGCCCGATAGAGTTATAAAAACGGGTAGTCCAATGTTTGAGGTGTTAAATCAGTTCAAAAGTAAAATTGAAGCTTCTACTGTTTTGAAAGATCTTGGACTCGAAAAAGAGAAATATTTTGTCGTTTCCTCCCACCGTGAAGAAAATATCAGCAATCCAAAAAATTTCGAAGGATTGATAGAATCTTTGAATCAGATTGCCGAAAAATATGATTATCCAGTAATCGTATCGACCCATCCAAGGACACGGAATATGCTCGATTCCAAAAATGTGAAGACACATAAGAACATCCAGTTTTTAAAACCTTTAGGCTTTTCAGATTATAATGCACTGCAAATAAACTCCTTTGCAGTATTGTCGGACAGTGGAACAATCTCGGAAGAGTCTTCCATTTTAAACTTCAGGGCGTTAAATATAAGAGAGGCCCATGAGCGTCCCGAAGCTATGGAGGAGGCATCAGTGATGATGGTTGGACTGAATCCAGAAAGAATTTTGCAGGGCTTGACCGCATTGGAAGTGCAGGAAAGAAGTCCCAAAAGAAATTTCAGGGAGGTAACAGACTACACTATGCCCAACCTAAGTGAGAAAGTAGTTCGTATTATTATCTCTTATGTGGACTACATCAACCGAGTTGTTTGGTCGAAATAG
- a CDS encoding glycosyltransferase family 4 protein produces MKKKVLFLALGYPNVAKSTILYTDLMQEFGEKGHDVLVVAPAYEKGNYGCRVEGNVKVLRVKTLPLFKVGAIKKGIANLLLPYQYKRAIKKNGNLDFDLVILPTPPITLFSVASWLKAKTKAKIYLILRDIFPQNAVDLKMMKEDGLFHRYFRKQELKLYQLADAIGCMSKANIAYVEEHNPTLDRSKLHLLPNWEKIPAPISKDGIEEVSSKLGVSDKFMAIFGGNLGKPQQLENIVQLAKSCEDIDDVFFLILGSGTESERVRELISKNNLTNIRLVDRVPKKEYVQILAATDVGLISLSEKFTIPNFPSKVLTYFGLKKPVLASLDLSTDFGQMLDETKSGLWSKAGDIDAFKKNLLWMYNNREKAMKMGQNGYDYMKNHLTPEKAYNTIMENT; encoded by the coding sequence ATGAAGAAGAAAGTTCTTTTTTTGGCACTGGGATATCCCAATGTAGCAAAGTCCACCATTCTATATACGGACTTAATGCAGGAGTTTGGCGAGAAGGGTCACGATGTCTTGGTTGTAGCGCCCGCTTACGAAAAGGGTAATTATGGTTGTAGGGTAGAGGGTAATGTGAAAGTATTGCGGGTAAAAACCCTACCACTGTTTAAGGTGGGAGCCATAAAAAAAGGTATTGCAAACCTGTTACTGCCTTATCAATATAAGCGAGCCATAAAGAAAAACGGTAACCTGGACTTTGACCTGGTAATTTTACCTACACCACCTATTACCTTGTTTTCGGTAGCCTCTTGGTTAAAAGCTAAAACAAAAGCAAAAATCTACCTGATTTTACGGGATATTTTTCCCCAAAATGCTGTGGACCTAAAAATGATGAAAGAAGATGGTTTATTCCATCGGTATTTTAGAAAACAAGAGCTAAAGTTATATCAATTAGCCGATGCGATTGGGTGTATGTCGAAAGCGAACATTGCATATGTTGAAGAGCATAACCCAACTCTTGATCGTTCAAAATTACATTTATTGCCAAATTGGGAAAAAATACCAGCTCCCATTTCTAAAGATGGAATTGAAGAGGTCAGTTCCAAATTGGGTGTTTCGGACAAATTCATGGCCATTTTTGGTGGAAACTTGGGTAAACCACAACAGTTGGAGAACATTGTTCAGTTGGCAAAAAGCTGTGAAGATATCGATGATGTTTTCTTTTTGATTTTGGGGAGCGGCACGGAGAGTGAACGCGTACGAGAATTGATTTCGAAAAATAATCTTACCAACATAAGGTTGGTGGACCGTGTTCCCAAAAAAGAATATGTTCAGATCTTGGCTGCGACGGATGTTGGACTTATTTCGTTAAGTGAAAAATTTACCATACCTAATTTTCCGTCTAAGGTGCTAACCTATTTTGGTCTTAAAAAGCCTGTGTTGGCATCATTGGATTTAAGCACAGACTTTGGACAGATGTTGGATGAGACTAAATCTGGTCTATGGTCCAAAGCTGGAGATATTGATGCCTTTAAAAAGAATTTGTTGTGGATGTACAATAACAGGGAGAAGGCCATGAAAATGGGACAAAACGGATATGATTACATGAAAAACCATTTAACACCGGAGAAGGCCTATAACACCATAATGGAAAACACATAG
- a CDS encoding UDP-glucose/GDP-mannose dehydrogenase family protein has translation MKLTIVGTGYVGLVTGTCFAEMGNTVTCVDIDKGKIENLKNGIVPIYEPGLEPMVVRNVANKTLHFQTQLKECLHDCDMVFIAVGTPMGEDGSADLQYVLQVAKEIGQHMTTPLIVVDKSTVPVGTADKVKSAIAKELANRGENIEFHVVSNPEFLKEGDAISDFMKPDRVVVGTEDKKTAETMRRLYAPFFRSSMDRMLVMDVRSAEMTKYVANAMLATKISFMNEVANICELVGADVNKVRIGIGSDSRIGYSFIYPGSGYGGSCFPKDVKALKKTAEQNGYEAQLLNAVEDVNDRQKFVIADKVINHFGKDLSGKTFAIWGLSFKPGTDDMREAPSIYIIKKLTALGAKIQAYDPKAIHEAKSFYLKDVEGLTYADSKYEALKEADALLLLTEWKEFRSPDFGEMKSTLKEPVIFDGRNQFDAERLENLGFIYYQIGKR, from the coding sequence ATGAAATTAACAATAGTAGGCACTGGATATGTTGGTCTTGTAACCGGAACTTGTTTTGCAGAAATGGGAAATACGGTTACATGTGTTGATATAGACAAGGGTAAAATCGAAAACTTAAAAAATGGGATTGTTCCCATTTACGAACCTGGCCTTGAACCCATGGTCGTACGCAATGTTGCCAATAAAACTCTACATTTTCAAACGCAATTAAAAGAGTGTCTACACGATTGTGACATGGTTTTTATCGCGGTGGGCACACCAATGGGAGAGGATGGGTCTGCAGACTTGCAATACGTTCTTCAAGTGGCCAAAGAAATTGGTCAACATATGACCACACCATTGATTGTTGTGGATAAATCCACAGTTCCTGTTGGAACTGCCGACAAAGTTAAATCTGCAATTGCCAAAGAACTTGCCAACAGAGGCGAAAACATAGAATTCCATGTTGTTTCCAATCCTGAGTTCCTTAAAGAAGGGGATGCCATCAGTGACTTCATGAAACCAGATCGTGTCGTTGTTGGTACTGAAGACAAAAAAACAGCCGAAACCATGCGCAGATTGTATGCCCCTTTCTTTAGAAGTAGCATGGACCGTATGTTGGTAATGGATGTGCGTTCTGCGGAAATGACAAAATACGTCGCAAATGCCATGCTCGCCACCAAAATATCTTTTATGAACGAAGTGGCCAATATTTGTGAATTAGTCGGGGCCGATGTGAATAAGGTGCGAATCGGCATCGGTTCGGATAGCCGTATTGGATATAGTTTTATCTACCCAGGAAGCGGATATGGTGGGTCTTGTTTTCCAAAAGATGTAAAAGCCCTTAAAAAAACCGCCGAACAAAACGGATATGAAGCACAATTGCTCAATGCCGTAGAAGATGTAAATGATAGACAAAAATTTGTTATAGCTGACAAAGTAATCAATCATTTTGGCAAGGATCTTTCTGGAAAAACCTTTGCTATATGGGGTCTTTCATTCAAGCCAGGAACGGACGATATGAGAGAAGCACCATCCATTTATATCATTAAAAAATTAACCGCTCTTGGAGCAAAAATACAGGCTTACGATCCTAAGGCCATACATGAAGCGAAATCCTTCTATTTAAAAGATGTTGAAGGGTTAACCTATGCCGATTCTAAATATGAAGCGTTGAAAGAAGCTGACGCATTATTGTTACTGACAGAATGGAAAGAATTTCGCTCCCCTGATTTTGGAGAAATGAAGTCTACATTAAAAGAACCTGTCATTTTTGATGGAAGAAATCAATTTGACGCAGAAAGGCTGGAAAACCTTGGCTTTATCTATTATCAAATAGGCAAAAGGTAA
- a CDS encoding NAD-dependent epimerase, producing MKILVTGAAGFIGFHVSKKLMEHGHSVFGLDNLNDYYDVNLKLGRLNQLGINSDSAKKFKEITRSESLDNFRFVRMDVQDKEYLGQLFKKEKFDVVCHLAAQAGVRYSIKNPTAYIESNIVGFFNILECCRHYNVEHLVYASSSSVYGLNKKVPFAISDSVDHPVSLYAASKKSNELMAHTYSHLYGLRTTGLRFFTVYGPWGRPDMAMFLFTKAIINDEPIKVFNNGDLERDFTYIDDIVEGVIHILEDHYTDAYSDSEPYHLYNIGNSKSVRLLDFIETIEVSLDKKVTKEMLPMQAGDVKRTWADVTGLKKDYNYEPSTPVKVGVDEFIQWYKGYYGR from the coding sequence ATGAAAATTTTGGTAACAGGTGCTGCAGGCTTTATTGGTTTTCATGTTTCAAAGAAATTGATGGAACACGGACATTCTGTATTCGGGCTAGACAATTTGAATGATTACTATGATGTTAATCTAAAGCTTGGCCGATTAAATCAATTGGGAATAAATTCAGATAGTGCAAAAAAATTCAAAGAGATAACCCGTAGCGAATCTTTGGATAATTTTCGTTTTGTTCGCATGGATGTTCAGGATAAAGAATATCTCGGTCAACTTTTCAAAAAGGAAAAGTTTGATGTTGTATGCCATCTTGCCGCCCAAGCAGGTGTCCGCTACAGTATAAAAAACCCAACCGCTTACATCGAAAGCAACATCGTAGGCTTTTTCAATATTTTGGAGTGTTGTCGGCATTATAATGTGGAGCATTTGGTATATGCGAGTAGTTCCAGTGTTTATGGTTTAAACAAAAAAGTTCCTTTTGCAATCTCAGATTCAGTAGATCATCCTGTTAGTCTATATGCTGCTTCAAAAAAGAGCAATGAATTGATGGCGCACACTTATAGCCACTTATATGGCTTAAGAACAACAGGTTTGCGGTTCTTTACGGTATATGGCCCTTGGGGCAGGCCCGATATGGCCATGTTCTTGTTCACCAAGGCAATTATTAATGATGAGCCTATCAAGGTTTTTAATAATGGGGATTTAGAAAGAGATTTTACTTACATCGATGATATTGTGGAAGGTGTGATTCATATTTTAGAGGACCATTACACCGATGCGTACAGTGATAGTGAGCCCTATCATCTATACAATATCGGAAACAGTAAATCCGTGAGGTTATTGGATTTTATTGAGACTATTGAAGTCTCTCTTGATAAAAAAGTAACCAAAGAAATGCTGCCTATGCAAGCCGGAGATGTTAAACGGACCTGGGCAGATGTAACGGGATTGAAAAAAGATTACAATTATGAACCATCTACGCCTGTAAAAGTTGGGGTGGATGAATTCATCCAATGGTATAAAGGTTATTATGGTCGATAA